Proteins encoded in a region of the Spirochaeta lutea genome:
- the fabF gene encoding beta-ketoacyl-ACP synthase II — translation MARRVVITGMGTVNPLAHNTDDFWQAIKAGKSGIGPITKFDTTNHATKIAGEIKNFDVRNYLDRTEARKMEAFSHYAVVSALEAWRDSGLTDGDVDPIKVGVILGVGFGGFETLESAYKSLMDKGPGRVPPMTIPKLISNIGPGNIAITLNAQGPSYSLATACASGTDAIGHSLRSIQDGVTDVVITGGVEAVITTLGIASFNVIHALSTRYNDTPEKASRPFDKDRDGFVMGEGSGILILEELEHARARGARIYAEVVGVGATTDANHLTAPHPEGRGAIQAMQMALNTAGVSPQQVDYINAHGTSTPINDPVETKAIKAVFQDHAYSLKVSSTKSMTGHCIGAAGAIEAIICAKSIEDQFFPPTINLDNPDPDCDLDYVPHRGYHGPIEYAMSNSLGFGGHNGVLLLRKFRD, via the coding sequence ATGGCACGACGGGTTGTTATCACCGGCATGGGCACGGTGAATCCCCTGGCTCATAACACCGATGATTTCTGGCAGGCAATTAAGGCCGGGAAGAGCGGTATTGGGCCCATTACGAAGTTTGACACCACCAATCACGCCACGAAAATTGCTGGGGAGATCAAGAATTTTGATGTGCGAAACTATCTTGATCGGACCGAGGCCCGGAAGATGGAGGCCTTTTCCCATTATGCAGTGGTTAGCGCCCTGGAAGCCTGGCGGGATTCGGGATTAACCGACGGGGATGTGGATCCTATTAAGGTTGGAGTGATTCTCGGTGTCGGTTTCGGGGGATTTGAAACCCTGGAAAGCGCCTACAAGAGCCTGATGGATAAGGGACCCGGCCGGGTTCCTCCTATGACGATTCCGAAACTGATTTCGAATATCGGACCCGGGAATATCGCCATAACCTTAAACGCCCAAGGCCCCAGTTACTCCCTTGCTACCGCCTGTGCGTCGGGTACGGATGCCATAGGACATAGTCTTCGGTCCATACAAGACGGGGTTACCGATGTGGTAATTACCGGCGGGGTAGAGGCCGTCATCACGACACTGGGGATTGCATCCTTCAATGTCATTCATGCCCTGTCTACCCGGTACAATGATACCCCGGAAAAGGCCAGCAGACCCTTTGATAAGGATCGTGACGGGTTTGTCATGGGAGAAGGATCCGGCATTTTGATTCTGGAGGAGCTGGAACATGCCAGGGCACGGGGTGCTAGAATCTACGCCGAGGTTGTGGGTGTGGGGGCTACCACGGATGCGAACCACCTGACTGCACCCCATCCCGAGGGTAGGGGGGCGATTCAGGCTATGCAGATGGCGCTGAACACAGCAGGGGTCTCGCCCCAACAGGTGGATTATATCAATGCCCACGGAACATCGACGCCCATCAACGATCCGGTGGAGACCAAGGCAATAAAGGCGGTCTTTCAGGACCACGCCTACTCCCTGAAGGTGAGTTCAACCAAATCCATGACCGGCCATTGCATCGGGGCTGCAGGGGCCATCGAGGCCATCATTTGTGCGAAGTCCATTGAGGATCAGTTTTTCCCGCCCACCATCAACCTGGATAATCCCGATCCGGACTGCGATTTAGACTACGTCCCTCACCGGGGATACCACGGGCCCATCGAATATGCTATGTCCAACAGTTTGGGCTTCGGCGGACATAACGGTGTACTGTTATTGAGGAAGTTCCGGGATTAA
- a CDS encoding ferredoxin reductase family protein, with product MKRSIITLVLAGLLVLAAASLFLDSQGNFSLLYEGKRLMGLFAMVLLTFQVFLASRLPLLERGFGQDRLLGYHRLVGIGVLVTALIHGVFDIIFQLSVYGSLMLYFPGDLPKLLGSFTLVLLLLVAIPALLRGSIAISYDSWRRIHRIGFFLVPLMLIHSLVLGTTIRYQPLALALWIGCAGLYGVSLGYRLVIQIRKNRDPYLVESVHRETHDVVSIRAAGKRKDFLPGQFMLVQIKKAGKKSPVHPFTISAPPSSEELRFSVKAIGDFSGEDIPDLTVGDELVLEGPYGWFSHVRFPLSAPLLFIAGGIGITPFLSMLAFLAEHDPDRRVMLVWGNKEPKDAGFQDELVRYKSSMRALSVLHVFSHSTDNHEVLSDPWVSGFVTTELLNTRLTDLDSWGVMLCGPPVMMKKLVPDLLAAGVEKKNLLYERFDF from the coding sequence ATGAAGCGATCCATTATTACCCTGGTTCTTGCCGGTTTGCTAGTCTTGGCGGCTGCGTCGCTGTTCTTGGATAGCCAGGGGAATTTTTCCCTGCTCTATGAAGGGAAACGGCTCATGGGACTTTTTGCCATGGTGCTACTCACCTTCCAGGTGTTTCTGGCCTCCCGACTGCCGCTTCTGGAGCGAGGATTCGGTCAGGATCGGCTGCTTGGCTACCATCGGCTGGTGGGAATCGGGGTACTGGTTACCGCCCTCATTCACGGCGTTTTTGATATTATCTTCCAGCTGAGCGTCTACGGAAGTTTAATGCTCTATTTTCCCGGCGATCTTCCTAAGTTACTGGGAAGTTTCACCCTGGTGCTGTTGCTCTTGGTAGCCATTCCGGCACTTCTGCGGGGTTCCATTGCGATTTCCTATGATTCGTGGCGGAGAATTCACCGGATCGGTTTTTTCTTGGTGCCCCTGATGCTCATTCATAGTTTGGTACTTGGGACAACCATTCGGTACCAGCCTCTGGCTCTGGCCCTCTGGATCGGTTGCGCTGGCTTGTACGGGGTTTCTCTCGGATATCGGTTGGTTATCCAGATTCGGAAAAACCGCGATCCCTACCTGGTGGAATCTGTTCACCGGGAGACCCACGATGTAGTGAGTATCCGTGCGGCAGGCAAGCGCAAGGACTTCCTCCCCGGGCAATTTATGCTGGTTCAGATTAAAAAGGCCGGCAAAAAGAGCCCGGTTCACCCTTTTACTATCAGTGCCCCTCCATCTTCTGAGGAGCTGCGTTTTTCAGTGAAGGCTATCGGTGATTTCTCCGGAGAGGATATTCCCGATCTCACTGTTGGTGATGAGCTGGTTCTCGAGGGGCCCTACGGCTGGTTCAGCCATGTGAGGTTTCCCTTGTCCGCCCCGCTGCTGTTCATTGCCGGGGGAATCGGTATTACACCCTTTCTGAGTATGCTGGCTTTCTTGGCTGAGCATGATCCTGATCGCCGTGTCATGCTGGTGTGGGGAAACAAAGAACCGAAGGATGCGGGGTTCCAGGATGAGTTAGTGCGCTATAAATCTTCCATGCGGGCCCTGTCCGTGTTGCATGTATTTTCTCATTCTACAGATAATCATGAGGTCTTGTCCGATCCCTGGGTTTCAGGTTTTGTGACCACTGAACTTTTAAACACCCGGCTTACCGATTTGGACTCATGGGGTGTAATGCTCTGCGGCCCCCCGGTGATGATGAAGAAACTGGTTCCTGATCTTTTGGCTGCCGGGGTGGAAAAAAAGAACCTCTTATATGAGCGCTTTGATTTTTAA
- a CDS encoding DOMON domain-containing protein: MNRKGLLFILTLSLIPASLSFGQTGLGAAASQAEITAQGYDYFSSQGYNLGIKVQGEALQVYMSAPTTGWLAVGFNPSRRMRDANITIGYAKDGELTIRDDYGIADTMHGPDTARGGSDDVTLLAGGEAAGRTWFEFQIPLDSGDSMDRALERGKTYPVIWAFGPNNRDDFRTVHGRRGSFRITIP; this comes from the coding sequence ATGAACCGAAAGGGATTACTGTTTATTCTTACACTTAGCCTAATACCGGCATCGCTCAGCTTCGGACAGACGGGCCTCGGGGCGGCGGCCTCCCAGGCTGAGATTACCGCCCAGGGTTACGACTATTTCAGCTCCCAGGGATATAACCTTGGCATTAAGGTTCAGGGGGAAGCTTTACAGGTGTACATGAGCGCCCCGACTACAGGCTGGCTGGCTGTGGGATTTAATCCCTCCCGGAGGATGAGAGACGCAAACATTACCATAGGGTATGCGAAAGACGGCGAGCTTACGATTCGTGATGATTACGGCATTGCGGATACCATGCATGGTCCTGATACCGCCCGGGGGGGCAGTGATGATGTTACCCTCCTGGCAGGGGGTGAGGCCGCCGGACGCACATGGTTCGAGTTTCAGATTCCCCTGGACTCCGGGGATTCCATGGACAGGGCCTTGGAACGGGGAAAAACCTACCCGGTTATTTGGGCCTTCGGTCCGAATAACCGAGATGATTTCCGGACGGTTCATGGCCGGCGGGGTTCATTCAGAATTACTATACCCTAA
- a CDS encoding DUF3592 domain-containing protein, which produces MTLSRLFSRIFYVLGIVLIGVGGAVLVQKLVFQSSSVQTMGLVVDVRVVQNQVLFMDDGTGFHYYPTVEFSANDGRAYRFESPAGVTSVSYEKGQEVPVLYRTQDPGDAMIATTWGLYGLPIIFGGTGVLFVLFGLVAQRGFDKKKY; this is translated from the coding sequence TTGACGTTATCACGGTTGTTCTCAAGAATTTTTTATGTTCTCGGTATCGTGCTTATCGGTGTCGGGGGGGCAGTACTTGTTCAGAAGCTGGTTTTTCAATCCAGCAGTGTGCAGACCATGGGTCTCGTGGTGGATGTGCGGGTGGTTCAGAACCAGGTACTGTTTATGGACGATGGCACAGGCTTTCATTACTATCCCACGGTGGAATTCTCCGCCAATGACGGCCGGGCCTACCGCTTCGAATCCCCTGCCGGGGTAACCTCGGTTTCCTATGAAAAGGGGCAGGAGGTGCCGGTGTTGTACCGTACCCAAGATCCCGGTGATGCTATGATCGCCACAACCTGGGGACTCTACGGTCTGCCGATTATTTTCGGAGGTACTGGGGTATTGTTTGTTCTCTTCGGTTTGGTGGCCCAGCGTGGCTTTGATAAAAAGAAGTACTGA
- a CDS encoding response regulator codes for MARTDKKIRIFSALEVANICGVVNQTAINWIKNGYLQAFQTPGGQYRVYSEDLISFLTERGMRMPDELHKFLEDKLSIDTVLIVDDERELNDSIKKGLEIINEDYTIYQAFDGFEAGKLSAEKKPHLIILDVDLPGVDGVRLCKSLRDDTGIAQPVIVGISGDASTEAAITEAGADAFMAKPIDIQALSNKIEEIVEERNNSAKKR; via the coding sequence ATGGCAAGAACAGACAAAAAGATTCGTATTTTCTCTGCTCTCGAAGTAGCCAATATTTGCGGTGTGGTCAACCAAACTGCAATTAATTGGATTAAAAATGGCTACTTGCAGGCATTTCAGACCCCGGGTGGTCAGTACCGGGTCTACTCCGAGGACCTTATCAGCTTCCTTACCGAACGTGGAATGAGGATGCCTGATGAGTTACACAAATTTCTTGAGGACAAGCTCTCCATTGATACAGTCCTGATCGTTGATGACGAGCGGGAACTGAATGACAGCATCAAGAAGGGCTTGGAAATAATCAACGAAGATTATACCATTTACCAAGCCTTCGACGGATTTGAGGCCGGTAAGCTCAGCGCTGAGAAGAAGCCTCATCTCATCATTCTAGATGTGGATCTTCCCGGGGTGGACGGCGTACGGCTCTGTAAATCTCTTCGTGATGATACGGGAATTGCCCAGCCGGTAATTGTCGGTATTTCTGGAGATGCATCCACAGAGGCAGCCATTACCGAAGCAGGTGCAGATGCGTTTATGGCAAAACCCATCGATATTCAGGCTCTTTCAAACAAAATTGAAGAGATTGTAGAAGAGCGGAACAACAGCGCTAAAAAACGCTAA
- a CDS encoding regulatory protein RecX, whose protein sequence is MNGKSTDNAVQDGGSSSPSDNLVIRSIHKTRGTVPALRVEVVEGSSFLCPPALAREYGLRPGVVLEAETVQSLQTRSEEHLAYQKILDLLARREYTRKELELRLIKKGFSRESRDHALNRAVDQKIISHSRYSEDWIRGRLRKHPESTTLLTMGLVQRGVDKATARSIITAMFEEEPDLEYRLCLDAAKQLSARNVDGEKLPKKLLSRGFSMAVIRRSAREIEKITGLPIHLKF, encoded by the coding sequence TTGAACGGAAAAAGTACGGACAACGCGGTGCAAGACGGCGGTTCCAGTTCTCCAAGCGATAATCTGGTTATCCGTTCGATTCATAAAACAAGAGGAACCGTTCCCGCCCTCCGTGTGGAGGTCGTGGAGGGTTCCTCTTTTTTATGCCCACCCGCTCTTGCCCGGGAATACGGCCTTCGCCCAGGGGTAGTGCTCGAGGCTGAGACGGTTCAATCCCTTCAAACCCGGAGCGAAGAACACCTAGCCTATCAGAAGATCCTTGATCTCTTAGCCCGCAGGGAGTATACCCGAAAGGAACTTGAGCTCCGTCTTATTAAAAAGGGCTTTTCCCGAGAATCCAGGGATCATGCTCTGAATCGTGCTGTAGATCAAAAGATCATCAGCCACAGTCGGTATTCTGAGGATTGGATACGCGGTCGCCTGCGGAAACATCCCGAATCGACAACCCTCCTAACCATGGGCCTCGTGCAACGGGGCGTGGACAAGGCCACGGCCCGCAGCATCATAACGGCCATGTTCGAAGAAGAACCCGATTTAGAATACCGCTTATGCCTTGATGCCGCCAAACAGCTATCAGCTAGAAATGTAGATGGCGAAAAATTACCGAAAAAGCTTCTTTCCCGGGGATTCTCCATGGCCGTTATTCGGCGAAGTGCACGGGAGATCGAAAAAATAACAGGATTGCCAATTCACTTAAAATTTTGA
- the rpsI gene encoding 30S ribosomal protein S9, whose amino-acid sequence MVKNLSNAIGRRKTSVARVYLRQGSGAITVNGKAADQYFDSPEMLFVVNQPLNVTDTLTKFDIVVTVRGGGKAGQAEAVRHGLSRALVAYDETNLSSLRANGFMTRDPRMVERKKYGQRGARRRFQFSKR is encoded by the coding sequence GTGGTTAAGAATCTTTCAAATGCAATTGGCAGAAGAAAAACATCTGTTGCCCGGGTTTACCTTCGTCAGGGATCGGGCGCTATTACGGTTAACGGAAAAGCCGCTGACCAGTATTTTGATAGCCCCGAGATGCTTTTCGTGGTAAACCAACCCCTGAATGTTACCGATACCCTTACGAAGTTCGATATCGTAGTAACGGTACGGGGCGGCGGTAAAGCAGGTCAGGCTGAAGCGGTACGGCACGGGCTTTCAAGAGCTTTGGTTGCCTATGATGAAACAAACCTCAGCAGTCTGCGGGCTAACGGGTTCATGACCCGGGATCCCCGTATGGTTGAACGGAAAAAGTACGGACAACGCGGTGCAAGACGGCGGTTCCAGTTCTCCAAGCGATAA
- the rplM gene encoding 50S ribosomal protein L13, giving the protein METIFVKPKDFDRKWYIVDAEGKTLGRIASEVAFVLRGKNKPYYTPHQECGDYVVIVNAEKVVVSGDKLSAKKYYRHSGYPGGLTTTPLKDMLAKKPTFPLERAIRGMLPKNRLGRKLFKNLKVYAGPNHPHTAQQPLPLEI; this is encoded by the coding sequence ATGGAAACGATATTTGTTAAGCCTAAAGACTTTGACCGGAAGTGGTACATCGTCGATGCGGAAGGAAAAACGCTGGGAAGAATTGCTTCCGAGGTGGCGTTTGTTCTCCGGGGCAAAAATAAGCCATACTACACCCCCCACCAGGAGTGCGGTGATTATGTGGTAATTGTAAACGCAGAAAAGGTTGTTGTAAGCGGAGATAAGCTTTCAGCAAAGAAATACTACCGACACAGTGGATATCCCGGCGGTCTCACCACTACGCCTCTCAAGGATATGTTGGCTAAGAAACCAACCTTCCCCCTTGAAAGGGCTATTCGCGGTATGCTGCCTAAGAATCGTCTTGGAAGAAAGCTCTTCAAGAATCTTAAGGTGTATGCAGGACCTAATCATCCGCATACTGCTCAGCAGCCCCTTCCACTCGAAATTTAG
- a CDS encoding ATP-dependent helicase: MVSAQQPNTSLDAFIQGLNEVQRQAVTHTGNPLLILAGAGSGKTRVITGKIAYLIEHMGVDPRSILAVTFTNKAAQEMQLRAASLTPQAGQVLIKTFHSFGSWLLRRNAALLSMASQFTIYDDDDQLTLLHSLYPETNRSQLRGLSNQISRAKDFGLGPHDPLEQISHDPEFPQAYQAYEKRLREIGNADFGDLILRTTELLTQHPEVQERMHHRFRVILVDEYQDSNSAQFKLLSALAGPEAYICVVGDDDQSIYRFRGAEVRNILEFSQQFPGTDVIRLEQNYRSTGHILELAGAVVANNQGRLGKVLWTAKGKGELPRIFLLDDAESEAQLATKLLQTEIETGTPLSDTAILYRTNAQSRLFETAFLQAGIPYRIVGTLRFYEREEIKDSIAFLKFLANPKDEVAFRRIINKPARGIGASSLAKILERLGPARGNLLLATEYTVPEVSPRSKKSIASFLAMVTTLSQPPEKGETLAAWVETVIRESGLAEYHAQQDTVAGTQKVQNLEELVNAASLYSNTPEGLTEFLEAVELDAARSRDTESENGVTLITMHNTKGLEFPKVIITGMEEGLFPRSDEDEQEIEEERRLFYVAVTRAQEQVLFTSCRSRRIHGRIVDTMPSRFLSEIPEHLREIDDQTRFAVPRGYPAAHTTVRRGPSSPQTRNSFTFPKGTRVYHDDYGSGEVVKAWENGDNEVVIVQFETGRSGQFIPKYSGLEKIQ; encoded by the coding sequence ATGGTGTCTGCTCAACAGCCTAATACCAGTCTCGATGCCTTTATTCAGGGCCTGAATGAGGTTCAACGCCAGGCGGTAACCCACACAGGAAATCCCCTCCTCATTCTGGCCGGTGCCGGTTCGGGAAAAACCCGGGTTATAACCGGGAAAATTGCCTACCTTATTGAACACATGGGGGTGGATCCCCGATCAATCCTGGCGGTAACCTTTACTAATAAGGCGGCCCAGGAAATGCAGCTCCGGGCTGCGTCTCTTACCCCCCAAGCCGGCCAGGTTCTGATAAAAACCTTTCATAGCTTCGGCTCCTGGCTACTCAGGCGTAATGCAGCTCTGCTTTCTATGGCTTCACAGTTTACCATCTACGATGACGATGACCAGCTGACCCTGCTGCATAGCTTGTATCCCGAAACAAACCGCAGTCAACTCCGGGGACTATCCAACCAAATCTCCCGAGCGAAAGACTTCGGCCTGGGACCCCATGACCCCTTGGAACAGATATCCCACGATCCGGAATTTCCCCAGGCCTACCAGGCCTATGAAAAACGTCTCCGCGAAATCGGCAACGCTGATTTCGGCGATCTCATTCTACGCACCACGGAGCTGCTCACCCAGCATCCCGAGGTTCAGGAACGAATGCACCACCGGTTCCGGGTTATCCTGGTGGACGAGTACCAGGACTCGAATAGTGCCCAATTCAAGCTGCTCAGCGCCTTGGCCGGCCCGGAGGCATATATCTGTGTGGTAGGCGATGATGACCAGTCCATTTACCGGTTTCGGGGGGCGGAGGTTCGGAATATTCTCGAATTTTCCCAGCAATTTCCCGGCACGGATGTCATTCGACTGGAACAAAACTACCGGTCCACCGGCCATATTCTTGAGTTAGCCGGGGCCGTAGTGGCCAACAATCAAGGCCGCTTGGGAAAGGTCCTGTGGACCGCCAAGGGTAAGGGAGAACTGCCCCGCATCTTTCTTTTAGACGATGCAGAATCCGAGGCTCAGCTTGCCACCAAGCTGTTGCAGACCGAAATTGAAACCGGCACCCCCCTGTCCGACACCGCCATCCTCTACCGGACCAATGCCCAAAGCCGTCTGTTTGAAACCGCGTTCCTCCAGGCCGGAATCCCCTACCGCATTGTAGGGACACTCCGCTTCTACGAACGGGAGGAAATCAAGGACAGCATCGCATTCCTCAAATTTCTGGCCAACCCGAAAGACGAAGTCGCCTTCCGGCGGATTATAAACAAACCCGCCAGGGGTATAGGCGCTTCCAGCCTTGCAAAAATCCTGGAGCGCCTCGGGCCGGCCAGGGGCAACCTGCTCCTGGCCACAGAATACACCGTACCCGAGGTTTCCCCGCGGTCCAAGAAATCCATCGCATCCTTTCTCGCCATGGTCACCACCCTATCCCAGCCCCCAGAGAAGGGCGAAACCCTGGCAGCCTGGGTCGAGACGGTGATCCGAGAATCCGGATTGGCCGAATACCATGCCCAGCAGGATACGGTAGCCGGAACCCAGAAGGTCCAGAATCTTGAGGAACTGGTTAATGCCGCCAGCCTGTATTCGAACACCCCGGAAGGGCTCACGGAATTCCTCGAAGCTGTGGAGTTAGATGCCGCCCGTAGCCGGGACACCGAATCAGAAAACGGCGTTACCCTTATTACAATGCATAATACCAAGGGGTTGGAATTTCCCAAGGTGATTATAACGGGCATGGAAGAGGGGCTCTTCCCCCGTTCCGATGAGGATGAGCAGGAGATCGAAGAGGAGCGCAGACTCTTCTACGTTGCTGTTACTCGGGCCCAGGAGCAGGTACTGTTCACCAGCTGCCGCAGCCGCCGTATTCACGGCCGGATCGTCGATACCATGCCCTCCCGGTTTCTCTCTGAAATTCCCGAACACCTCCGGGAAATTGATGATCAAACCCGGTTCGCGGTCCCTCGAGGCTACCCGGCAGCCCATACTACAGTCCGACGCGGCCCGTCATCACCCCAAACCCGGAACAGCTTCACCTTCCCCAAGGGAACCCGGGTGTACCATGACGATTACGGATCCGGCGAGGTCGTCAAAGCCTGGGAAAACGGTGACAACGAGGTCGTCATCGTTCAATTTGAAACGGGCCGGAGCGGTCAGTTTATCCCGAAATACTCAGGGTTGGAGAAAATTCAATGA
- a CDS encoding histidine triad nucleotide-binding protein yields MEDTIFDKILRKEIPADVVHEDEHILAFRDINPQAPVHILVIPKTRMVSFADLKTQDPRVVSDFITGVSSLAQNLGLETDGYRVVFNTGSNGGQEVPYLHAHILGGRRLQWPPG; encoded by the coding sequence ATGGAAGATACAATTTTTGATAAAATTCTCCGGAAAGAAATCCCGGCAGATGTTGTCCATGAGGATGAGCACATTCTCGCCTTCCGGGACATCAATCCCCAGGCCCCGGTGCATATCCTTGTTATTCCAAAAACACGGATGGTGAGTTTCGCGGACCTGAAAACCCAGGATCCCCGGGTAGTCTCTGACTTCATCACCGGTGTAAGCTCCCTAGCCCAAAACCTCGGCCTGGAGACCGACGGATATCGGGTGGTTTTTAATACGGGAAGTAACGGCGGCCAGGAGGTACCCTACCTCCATGCCCACATCCTCGGAGGACGGCGACTTCAGTGGCCTCCGGGCTGA
- the rimO gene encoding 30S ribosomal protein S12 methylthiotransferase RimO, protein MEELHPTFFLENLGCAKNQVDAEIMISRLEDRGWRLTDQAGDAQYILINTCGFIQPAKEESIEVTMEYLRDYPESKVILTGCLAQRYPEDLSQDIPEVEGVFGNHSVQRIAEFLEDRLPRGQRVFIPGASYGPNPELPAPEFDSRHRTRLLSYPGSAYLKISEGCRNRCSFCAIPLIRGSLRSRTIQDVTQEARGLLSRGIKELNLIAQDLSDFGRDRGPAGRGEFPALVKSLLELPGDFWIRLLYIYPEHFPLEILEICNQDPRVLPYFDIPMQHASSKILKAMGRPGTKESNLELIQRIRERLPQAVIRTSIITGFPGEDQDDLGELMDFQDRARIEWLGVFAYSREEGTRAAAMGNQIPPEEALRRKHLLEDRQIPIMHSRIDRFIGSPSSMIIEDLVPQRDGQAAAALGRTPFQAPDVDGLTVLPAPPGHLKPGMVVPVTIKKRNGVDLIAQAL, encoded by the coding sequence ATGGAAGAACTACATCCAACCTTTTTCCTCGAAAACCTCGGATGCGCTAAAAACCAGGTTGACGCTGAGATCATGATATCCCGCCTGGAAGACCGCGGCTGGAGGCTGACGGACCAGGCCGGAGATGCCCAGTACATCCTCATCAATACCTGCGGGTTCATCCAACCCGCCAAGGAGGAGAGTATTGAGGTAACCATGGAGTATCTCCGGGACTACCCCGAAAGCAAGGTAATCCTAACCGGCTGCCTCGCTCAGCGCTATCCGGAGGATCTTTCCCAAGACATTCCCGAGGTGGAGGGGGTGTTCGGCAACCATTCCGTACAACGTATCGCCGAGTTTCTCGAAGACCGCCTACCCCGGGGTCAGCGGGTCTTTATTCCCGGGGCATCCTATGGACCGAATCCGGAGCTCCCCGCCCCGGAATTTGATTCCCGGCACAGAACGAGGCTGTTATCCTATCCCGGATCTGCCTACCTTAAGATTTCCGAGGGCTGCCGGAACCGCTGTTCCTTCTGCGCCATCCCCCTAATCAGAGGCTCCCTCCGGAGCCGGACAATTCAAGACGTCACCCAGGAGGCCCGGGGGCTCTTGAGCCGGGGAATAAAAGAGCTCAACCTCATCGCCCAGGATCTCAGCGATTTCGGGCGGGACCGCGGTCCAGCAGGCCGGGGCGAATTCCCGGCCCTGGTAAAGTCCCTGCTGGAGCTTCCCGGAGATTTTTGGATCAGGCTTCTGTACATCTACCCTGAACACTTTCCCCTTGAGATTCTGGAGATCTGTAATCAGGACCCCCGGGTCCTTCCCTACTTCGATATTCCCATGCAGCATGCTTCTTCGAAAATACTCAAGGCCATGGGCAGGCCGGGTACAAAAGAATCTAACCTTGAACTAATCCAGAGGATTCGGGAGCGCCTTCCCCAGGCTGTTATCCGCACCAGTATCATCACCGGATTTCCCGGTGAGGACCAGGATGACCTGGGGGAACTCATGGATTTTCAGGATAGGGCGCGCATCGAATGGCTGGGCGTATTTGCCTACTCCCGGGAGGAGGGAACCCGGGCGGCGGCCATGGGCAATCAAATCCCCCCGGAAGAAGCCCTGCGCCGAAAACACCTCCTGGAAGACCGTCAGATTCCCATCATGCATTCCCGGATTGACCGGTTTATCGGTTCTCCCAGCAGCATGATTATCGAAGACCTGGTTCCCCAACGGGATGGCCAAGCCGCTGCCGCCCTAGGCCGGACTCCCTTCCAGGCTCCGGATGTGGACGGTCTCACGGTTCTCCCCGCCCCCCCGGGACACCTCAAACCCGGCATGGTTGTACCGGTGACCATCAAAAAGAGAAACGGCGTAGACCTGATAGCCCAAGCCCTGTAA